A genomic region of Papaver somniferum cultivar HN1 chromosome 7, ASM357369v1, whole genome shotgun sequence contains the following coding sequences:
- the LOC113295679 gene encoding uncharacterized protein LOC113295679, with amino-acid sequence MNEEVLSTTPLWRYVTKKDKVKGGGNWNFVCNHCQVPYSGSYSRVKAHLLKIPGSGIRICPKVREHKLQEMKQLSDEAEARAKASKFKSVPLLTCGSGSGSSFASNSSSLVEDPRKKKRGVESPIEKLYNAARREEMDSIIARLFYAAGLPFHLARCPYYKVAFNLATSDSKSIQGYIPPGYNKLRTTLLRKEREHVEKELEPIKSTWKEKGVSIVTDGWTDEQRRPLMKFMAVSEAGAMFIKAVNTQGSVKDKEYISKLIMRQYGIHTLNLALKNICHPRDIRTNVLVYEGCAWISEIIAEVVLIRNFITKHSMRLAMFNEHVELKLFTLAETRFASSIIMLQRFKDVKQGLRNLVICNQWSSYKDDDPNQALFIKEKLLDDDWWNTLQYVIDFTKPIIEMLRLCDTDEPCLHLVYERWDRMIDEVKSIIHRHEGLQEYDISPFHMVVDGILTDRWSKSSTPLHSLAHSLNPRYYSRQWLDERPGRVPPHRDLLIAGQRLKCFERYYDADELREVNIEYAKFSSCREEFANANTINDRWMRETGVRIVS; translated from the exons ATGAACGAAGAGGTTTTAAGCACTACTCCGCTATGGAGATATGTGACTAAGAAGGATAAAGTTAAAGGTGGTGGTAATTGGAATTTTGTATGTAACCACTGTCAAGTTCCATATTCGGGTTCATATTCAAGAGTGAAAGCACATTTGTTAAAGATTCCAGGCTCTGGAATTAGAATATGTCCAAAGGTCAGAGAACATAAACTTCAGGAAATGAAACAATTGAGTGATGAAGCTGAGGCCAGAGCAAAAGCATCTAAGTTTAAAAGTGTGCCTCTGCTAACATGTGGATCAGGTAGTGGTTCTTCTTTTGCGTCAAATTCTTCATCACTTGTTGAAGATCCTAGGAAGAAGAAAAGAGGGGTTGAGAGCCCAATAGAGAAATTGTATAATGCTGCCAGACGTGAAGAAATGGATAGCATAATTGCACGGTTGTTTTATGCAGCTGGCTTGCCGTTCCATCTTGCTAGGTGTCCATATTATAAAGTTGCATTTAATTTGGCTACATCAGATAGTAAAagcattcaaggttatattccgCCGGGTTATAATAAACTAAGAACAACTCTTTTACGGAAGGAAAGAGAACATGTTGAGAAAGAGCTAGAACCAATTAAGAGCACTTGGAAAGAAAAAGGTGTGAGTATTGTGACCGATGGATGGACCGACGAACAACGAAGACCCCTCATGAAATTTATGGCTGTTTCAGAGGCTGGTGCAATGTTTATTAAAGCAGTCAACACTCAAGGGTCAGTGAAGGACAAAGAGTACATTTCTAAGTTGATCATGAGACAATACGGAA TCCACACACTAAACCTTGCTTTAAAGAATATATGTCATCCGAGAGATATTCGAACTAATGTTTTAGTATATGAAGGGTGTGCTTGGATTAGTGAAATTATTGCTGAGGTGGTACTGATCAGAAACTTCATCACTaaacattccatgagattagccatGTTTAATGAACATGTGGAGTTAAAATTATTCACACTTGCAGAGACACGTTTTGCCTCTAGTATTATAATGCTTCAAAGATTTAAAGATGTGAAGCAAGGACTCCGTAACTTGGTAATTTGCAATCAATGGTCATCATATAAAGATGATGATCCTAATCAAGCATTGTTTATAAAAGAGAAGTTGTTGGATGATGATTGGTGGAACACTTTGCAGTAtgttattgattttacaaaacctATCATAGAAATGCTTAGATTATGCGACACAGACGAGCCTTGTCTTCACTTGGTTTATGAAAGGTGGGATCGAATGATAGATGAGGTAAAGAGCATTATACATCGCCACGAGGGCTTACAAGAATATGATATTTCACCATTTCATATGGTGGTGGACGGGATTTTAACAGATCGTTGGAGTAAAAGTAGCACACCGCTTCACTCTTTGGCACATTCATTGAACCCAAG gtaTTATAGTCGTCAGTGGCTTGATGAACGTCCAGGGCGTGTTCCACCACATAGAGATCTTTTGATTGCAGGTCAAAGATTGAAGTGTTTCGAGAGGTATTACGATGCGGATGAGTTAAGAGAAGTTAACATTGAGTATGCTAAGTTTTCATCTTGCCGTGAAGAATTTGCAAATGCAAATACCATAAATGATAGATGGA TGAGAGAAACTGGAGTACGTATAGTTTCATAA